TAAAGTAAACATATCTATCAATTCACAGTAAGTTCACATGCCATTGCCTTAAAGAACGGTTACTATCAAATTtcgattttgattttgttttctttttttgggaCGTTCTTTTTCTCAGGAGTATATGATGTTGATTTGGCTTTATACTTTTGTGATTTGTCTCTATCTATCCAATCAGTGTTGCACACCAACTGCATGCTTAATTGCGTACTGTTTGGTTTCTTCCTCAGGAGTTGCATTTAAGGAATTCTTCCCATTTTTTTGGGAGGGGTTTTACTGCTGCCGAATAtgagataatttttttgaagattAGTGTGTTGAATCCATAATTGATTCGTTTTCTGCAAAATGGTAGTTTCCATTTTCCTAGTTgagatcaaatattcaaatgtaGCTTCTCTGGGAACTTTCTTTGTTTTGGGTcttcaaattgtgaatttgtTTCTAGAATCAAGAATTGTGCATGACTACTTGGTATGTTAAGCAAAATAgttgtatttattttgttgttccTCTGAATTAGAGTATGAGGTTTTGGAGATCTGAGTAGTAGTAGATCCAAATTTGATCAGCACCATCTATCCCTTGTGTGGCAACTTGGGAGGGGAGATGGAGGTTGATTAACATCTAATAGCAAAATAGAGATGTATGCTGCTGTTTCAAACaagattattatcatttttttttcttttaatttaagaaacaagaaaaggtgAGAGAAGCTATGATGATCTTAAATCTATTTAGCATTTGGATGGGATTTTTAGTACTTGTCTACACTAAGCATTTTGAGGGAGTTTGGAGTCTGACATGTTTACCTTACTGATCCAACACGCAGTTTCAGTTTGTTTGGCATCTCTCTTTTTATTCTAGGCACTCCATTTCAGTTGGTTTTTGAGAGACTGAGCATACTAGCTAGCTGATCCAATTTGAGTTAATATGCTGCTGTTTTTCCCTGTAGGTTTATGGTGGAGATCAACCTCTTCTTCCATTACTGTAGCAACTCATAACATGAAATCTAGCGCACATATGTCCAAAGCACAGAGGTCCAAATCTTTTCAGAGGGAAGGGCCAAACTGGGTCCTAATTGCTGGCAGTGCTTTAATAAGTACCTTATCAATTCGTTTGGGCTACAAGCTCAAGCAGGTGCTTGATGAGAAGGAACAGAACAGTGCCGATGATGCTTTAAAAGGTCTTGCGTACTTCTTGGATTATGGGCTGTCCAACTAAATTAGTCTTGCTCTTACTTTTGTAGTAGTTCAAATGCAGGAAATGAAAATCCTACCGAGCAAAAGAAGTCCAGGAATTGCCATTTGCAGTCAGGTTCAAATTGTTTAGTCCAAGATGATGAAAGCTGCTACAGCTGCCTTTCAGGTCTGGAAACCCTCAAGCCATCCGTTCAGAGCTTCAGTTCTGAGATTTAGTTTTCATTCCAACTGTCCCTAATTACTTGTGACTTTGGTGTTTACTGTTAGGGTATGAAATGCGATTAGTCTCTGAACAATTCCCTTCCCTAACTCCCAAACAAAGCCACAAAGGGGGATCCCTCCATCAATAACGACATCCAATtgctctgtgtgtgtgtgtgtggtcaTTCATATACTGTCCACATGATATTTTGTCATTGTAACTTCATTTCCAGCAAAGACAGATAATTGTCTAGAGAAGTTAACCCCATAAAGTTGTGAAATGCCTTGATATGGTTCCATTTACCGGTGTACATTGATTCTCTTAAACTTTAATGTGACAGGAACCAGACCCATGGTGAGACAACATGGCAATGACCCAGTGTTGAGAGATCCTGAAATGACACTTCCTCTTGCGATGGTTCCTGCTCCCGAGTTCAGTAAAGAGAATGGTGAGGCCTGGTTGTCCTCCACTGACCGTCTTGAGCTGCCACAAAAGCCATTGCACAACTCAAATAGTTGTGAATCACTCTGTGTCTCCGAAGCAGGTTCTGATATTTTCCTCAAGCGAGAAGTGATACAAAAGTTGAGACAACAGCTGAAGAGACGGGATGAAACAATACTAGAGATGCAGGAACAGATTGTCGAGTTGCAGAGTTCTCTGAATGCTCAGCTTTGCCATTCTACCCATCTTCAGTCTTTACTGGACGTTGCGAATAGGGAGCTTTTTGAGTCGGAGAGAGAAACACAGAGGCTGAGGAAGGCAATTACAGATCATTGTGTTGGACAAGTTGATTCTTCTGGCAATCCCATATGGCCAGTAAGCGGAAGAAATGGTTTTGCAAATGGCCATCATGAAGCTGAGAAACATTTGGGATCTTCAGAAAAGGAGAGAGCAGATAGGAAACAGATAGAAATGCTGAAACATGAAGTGGATGGATTGAAGGAAGTGATTGAAGGGAAGGAATACCTGATCCGGAATTTCAGAGACCAAAAGTCTGAGCTCTCTATGAAGATCAAGGAGTTGCAGGAGAGGTTGGATTCTCAACTCCCAAATATTTTGTAGGCAGAGCCATAGCTTGTGTATTCTTGTTTGGCTTCCATCCCACTTCTTCTATTCCCTCAACTTATTTCAGTTCCCACATAATCCCTTCgttttctttgattttaattttatttagcCTTCCATCCATATTTTTACCCCTTCCGTTTGGTGTGCATATGTTGAAGGG
This portion of the Ipomoea triloba cultivar NCNSP0323 chromosome 5, ASM357664v1 genome encodes:
- the LOC116020975 gene encoding uncharacterized protein LOC116020975 is translated as MKSSAHMSKAQRSKSFQREGPNWVLIAGSALISTLSIRLGYKLKQVLDEKEQNSADDALKGNENPTEQKKSRNCHLQSGSNCLVQDDESCYSCLSGTRPMVRQHGNDPVLRDPEMTLPLAMVPAPEFSKENGEAWLSSTDRLELPQKPLHNSNSCESLCVSEAGSDIFLKREVIQKLRQQLKRRDETILEMQEQIVELQSSLNAQLCHSTHLQSLLDVANRELFESERETQRLRKAITDHCVGQVDSSGNPIWPVSGRNGFANGHHEAEKHLGSSEKERADRKQIEMLKHEVDGLKEVIEGKEYLIRNFRDQKSELSMKIKELQERLDSQLPNIL